Proteins co-encoded in one Xiphophorus couchianus chromosome 3, X_couchianus-1.0, whole genome shotgun sequence genomic window:
- the osgin2 gene encoding oxidative stress-induced growth inhibitor 2 isoform X1, whose amino-acid sequence MPALAQAAAMPLLEENTLSQEHPPTLPVVIIGNGPSGICLSYLLSGYKPYLDTATVHPNPILYRKLQEAKHLPITEQDMKYLSEGLEGRSRNPIAVLFDTLLHPNADFGYEFPPVLKWRRDKHQQIPHLVLGKGTPGGAWHAMEGSMLTVSLGIWMELPGVNYRDLTNGKRRDVTSDRATPEEISSYYKDYVKLKGLQKNFVDNTYVTSVQKLCRGHEQEGLENGQEDQRVVDSGNGHFEENGKECENNGGGGTLWEIRGYRQVQSDTHVPFSLFAENVVLATGASDSPVRLGVEGEDLPFVFHSISDLGLAVSQGKLDVNSDPVLVVGAGLSAADAVLCALNSNIRVLHVFRKNIDNPDLIFKQLPKTLYPEYHKVYNMMSSQTCTNVASLSSSNRPQAVSIASSVCAKMCPKPQLSAGSIAGGSSISLFPDYTSFPEHCVVSFQSDMKCLLQGDNSLKAFKISMALVLIGTNPNLFFLKCQGQYLGQDPTRPISCKQNPIDINPYTFECTKEPGLFAMGPLVGDNFVRFLKGGALGITACLLKRLKKRGKLISNGGNNFI is encoded by the exons A tgCCGGCTCTGGCCCAGGCTGCAGCCATGCCTCTTCTGGAAGAGAACACACTGTCTCAAGAGCATCCACCTACCCTCCCCGTGGTCATCATAG GGAATGGCCCATCAGGTATTTGTCTGTCCTATTTGCTAAGTGGATACAAGCCCTACCTGGACACTGCAACTGTTCACCCAAACCCGATTCTGTacaggaagctgcaggaggCCAAACACCTCCCTATCACAGAACAG GATATGAAATACTTGAGTGAAGGTCTCGAGGGACGATCAAGGAATCCCATAGCTGTGCTATTTGATACACTTTTACACCCCAATGCTGACTTTGGCTATGAGTTCCCACCAGTCCTCAAGTGGAGGAGAGACAAGCATCAACAAATTCCACATCTTGTTTTGGGAAAGGGAACACCTGGGGGTGCCTGGCAT GCAATGGAAGGCTCCATGTTGACTGTTAGTCTTGGCATCTGGATGGAGCTCCCTGGAGTCAACTACAGAGACTTAACCAATGGGAAACGAAG AGATGTAACCAGTGATAGAGCCACCCCAGAGGAGATCTCATCCTACTACAAAGACTATGTGAAGCTAAAGGGTCTGCAGAAGAATTTTGTTGACAACACTTACGTGACCTCTGTTCAGAAACTTTGCAGAGGGCATGAGCAGGAGGGTCTGGAAAATGGGCAAGAAGATCAAAGGGTGGTTGATAGTGGGAATGGGCACTTTGAGGAGAATGGCAAAGAGTGTGAAAACAATGGAGGAGGAGGCACGCTCTGGGAGATCAGGGGTTATCGACAAGTACAGAGCGACACTCATGTCCCCTTCTCCCTGTTTGCTGAGAATGTCGTCCTGGCCACTGGTGCATCTGATTCTCCAGTCAGATTAGGTGTAGAGGGTGAAGATCTACCTTTTGTGTTCCACAGCATCTCAGACTTGGGTTTGGCTGTAAGCCAGGGAAAACTGGATGTGAACTCTGATCCAGTTCTAGTTGTAGGTGCTGGTCTAAGTGCCGCTGATGCAGTTCTATGTGCGCTTAACAGCAACATCAGAGTGCTGCATGTTTTCCGGAAGAACATAGACAATCCAGACCTCATCTTTAAGCAGCTTCCCAAGACCCTGTACCCAGAATACCACAAAGTGTACAACATGATGTCTTCCCAGACCTGTACCAATGTGGCATCCTTGTCCTCCTCTAACAGACCCCAGGCAGTTAGCATTGCCTCTTCAGTATGTGCCAAAATGTGCCCTAAACCTCAGCTTTCTGCAGGGAGCATTGCTGGAGGTTCTAGTATCAGTCTCTTCCCCGATTACACCAGTTTCCCTGAACACTGTGTGGTGTCGTTCCAGTCTGACATGAAGTGTCTGCTACAAGGGGATAATTCCCTAAAGGCCTTCAAGATCTCAATGGCCTTGGTGTTGATTGGGACAAACCCAAACTTGTTCTTCCTTAAATGTCAGGGCCAGTACCTGGGACAAGATCCGACAAGGCCGATTTCCTGCAAGCAGAATCCCATCGACATCAACCCTTACACATTTGAATGCACCAAGGAGCCAGGGCTGTTTGCCATGGGTCCGCTGGTGGGAGACAACTTTGTTCGATTTCTGAAGGGTGGCGCTTTAGGCATCACCGCCTGTCTGCTGAAAAGACTCAAGAAGAGAGGAAAGCTCATCAGCAACGGAGGGAAcaacttcatttaa
- the gtpbp10 gene encoding GTP-binding protein 10 gives MVHISRICFRKYGNFVDNLRLYVRGGTGGMALPRLGGHGGNGGNVWVVATKNTTLKKIKDKYPLKRFVGGSGANSSVRALKGDKGKDEEILAPVGITVTADDGRILGELNAEGDRVLVAKGGSGGTPYSSFEPKKGQVKHIRLDLKLIADLGLVGFPNAGKSSLLTALSNATPQIANYAFTTLRPEIGKVAYPDYKQISIADLPGLIEGAHLNRGMGHKFLKHVERTKHLLFVVDVGGFQLASKTPFRSAFEAVQLLTKELELYKEELVSKPALLVVNKMDLPEAEDKLEELKEQLQNPEEFTDLLPDDMIPKSFITFRHVVPISALNGFGVDHLKSCIRLSLDEYAAMETSAMHQEKLQALRQQSHECFRNEDKISLSSGVGRTQ, from the exons ATGGTCCACATCAGTAGAATTTGTTTCCGCAAG TATGGAAACTTTGTGGACAACCTCCGTCTGTACGTACGTGGAGGCACCGGCGGGATGGCTCTGCCTCGCCttggaggacatggaggaaACGGAGGAAACGTTTGGGTGGTGGCGACAAAGAACACGACTTTAAAGAAGATCAAGGACAAATACCCGTTAAAACGGTTCGTAGGGGGATCAGGAGCCAACAGCAG TGTTCGAGCTCTGAAGGGAGACAAAGGAAAGGATGAGGAAATCCTAGCACCCGTTGGTATCACTGTCACCGCTGATGACGGCAGAATACTTG GCGAACTGAATGCTGAGGGTGATCGGGTGCTGGTGGCTAAAGGAGGATCTGGAGGGACACCCTACTCTTCCTTCGAGCCCAAGAAAGGCCAGGTCAAACACATACGTCTGGACCTGAAGCTCATCGCTGACCTGGGCCTCGTAGG GTTCCCAAATGCAGGAAAGTCATCTCTCCTCACAGCCTTGTCAAACGCCACACCTCAGATTGCCAACTACGCTT TCACAACTTTGAGGCCTGAGATCGGCAAGGTAGCCTATCCGGATTACAAGCAA atctCAATTGCAGATCTGCCAGGACTCATTGAAGGGGCTCACCTGAACAGAGGCATGGGCCACAAGTTCCTAAAGCACGTAGAAAGGACCAAGCACCTGCTGTTTGTT GTGGATGTTGGTGGTTTCCAGCTGGCCAGTAAAACACCCTTTAGATCTGCCTTTGAAGCGGTGCAACTTCTTACCAAG GAACTGGAGTTGTACAAGGAGGAGCTCGTGTCAAAACCTGCATTACTGGTGGTAAATAAAATGGACTTGCCTGAAGCTGAGGACAAGCTGGAAGAACTCAAAGAGCAACTTCAAAACCCAGAGG AGTTCACCGATTTACTGCCAGATGATATGATCCCAAAGAGCTTCATAACATTCAGACATGTGGTTCCTATTTCCGCCCTCAATGGGTTTGGTGTCGACCATCTGAAGAGTTGCATTCGACTCTCGCTGGATGAGTACGCCGCCATGGAAACGAGCGCCATGCATCAGGAAAAGCTGCAAGCACTGAGGCAACAATCTCACGAATGTTTTAGAAACGAGGACAAAATCTCACTGTCAAGTGGCGTCGGCAGGACTCAGTGA
- the LOC114142139 gene encoding prostate-associated microseminoprotein-like, whose translation MANTREVLLASLLLLGVSLPCFSVYNSGECFFNTKASCEYTGQVYGIGESWITSDCYQCVCMEPFGVGCCDLATKPVDYPEWCEVIRKPDSCTSVAVMRVNHKLPCLWGQGRLRTAGQPWKSDNGPLF comes from the exons ATGGCCAACACAAGAGAAGTACTTTTGGCTTCACTGTTGCTCCTGGGAGTCAGTCTGCCTTGCTTCTCTGTGTATAACAGTGGTGAATGCTTCTTCAACACTAAAG CAAGCTGTGAATACACGGGTCAGGTGTATGGCATTGGAGAGAGCTGGATAACCAGTGATTGCTACCAGTGTGTCTGCATGGAGCCTTTTGGAGTGGGATGTTGTGACCT TGCGACCAAGCCCGTTGACTACCCAGAATGGTGCGAAGTCATTCGTAAACCGGACTCTTGCACCAGTGTTGCTGTGATGAGAGTCAATCACAAATTACCCTGTCTCTGGGGACAAGGACGTCTCAGAACAGCTGGGCAGCCATGGAAATCTGACAATGgtcctttattttaa
- the nbn gene encoding nibrin, with the protein MWILTPQQPGGETFYLLPGKEYVVGRKNCDILLASDQSISRSHAQLTVTDQTLTLKDTSKYGTFVNSQQLTAPVELSSGDNVTFGVFHSRFNVVFLEKPVVCSSCLDASGKTSLSQALSALGGKLVNSWTPDCTHLAMPTVKVTIKTISALLCCRPIVKPEYFSELSRAAQQKSAPPKPESFVPEIDEPSLNKEDVNLATTPARKRLFTGKTFVFLTSKQLKRLGTAVSFGGGSSRLLEEGSLPRDLLESPHSCVVEVTTGSSQTLLPPSATEWANSVKSIIHRKGLRVITESEIGLAAIYASCEKYCNPSCLIIDSDPAQKVKPRIPSASLSQSVTVDETVLPAASQNITAYAVNTETSQRMEVCRVKKQNQKAAQLPGSKPTVQKSTSELIVEDTMSSSFSAADNTDSQRRKPDPKPKGFGNTNFRPAPSAPKTNGGSRTFLHPQSSQKQKTSPQTSPQKQSTLTNFFQPVNKKRPLEEESSDVMSAPKRPAPESISSKDTNSRRVSKKMPSLPLEGPSAVSETPLESVSDLFSGRAEHLTEEPRSRKRKEMEEEIKMEELESIMSEDMDYLDDESPSNHGQKEKVMVHHGLAKQKQSSHTVESSTKKQRFHQEQTVGAGQRPGLGLDKECSQQNLGEQSDRHDVSNKTDNNISPNHASSRPPKRPAASETKEKKVFEDDDASFIEDVELLQVDIPQPAEETKASLKPVQIKEEEKESKIDEDLPKKLLMVEFRSLTVTAPSKPKPKQPQNNGHAKNFKCFRKKHLPGAEGFPHIIGGSDLLVHNRGTNSDLDEWLKGAAEGQLQSKREEAIGDNLFRYNPTKLTKRR; encoded by the exons ATGTGGATACTGACTCCTCAGCAGCCCGGAG GTGAGACGTTCTATCTCCTCCCTGGTAAAGAGTACGTTGTTGGCCGGAAAAACTGTGACATTCTTCTTGCCAGTGACCAGTCCATCAGCAGGTCTCATGCTCAGCTGACTGTGACCGATCAG ACCCTGACACTGAAAGACACGTCCAAATACGGCACCTTCGTCAACAGCCAGCAGCTGACGGCGCCTGTTGAGCTGTCGTCAGGGGACAATGTCACCTTTGGTGTTTTTCACAGCAGATTCAATGTGGTGTTCCTGGAGAAACCAGTGGTGTGTTCGTCATGTTTGGACGCCTCTGGGAAGACGTCGCTCTCTCAGGCCCTTTCAGCTCTGGGTGGGAAGCTGGTGAACAGCTGGACTCCGGACTGCACCCACCTGGCCATGCCAACTGTCAAAGTCACCATAAAG ACGatctctgctctgctgtgttGTCGTCCCATTGTGAAGCCGGAGTACTTCTCAGAGCTGAGCAGAGCTGCACAGCAAAAATCAGCTCCTCCCAAACCGGAGAG tttTGTCCCTGAAATCGATGAGCCCAGTTTGAATAAAGAGGACGTTAACCTTGCAACGACACCGGCTCGGAAACGGCTTTTTACTGGAAAGACCTTCGTTTTCCTCACATCCAAACAG CTGAAGCGGCTCGGCACAGCGGTGAGTTTTGGCGGAGGCAGCAGTCGGCTGCTGGAGGAGGGCTCCCTCCCCCGCGACCTGCTGGAGTCTCCTCACAGCTGTGTGGTTGAGGTTACCACTGGCAGCTCCCAAACTCTGCTCCCTCCTTCCGCCACAGAGTGGGCAAACTCTGTGAAGAGCATCATCCACAG AAAAGGTCTTCGAGTCATCACAGAGTCGGAGATTGGTCTGGCTGCCATCTACGCATCTTGTGAAAAGTACTGCAATCCATCCTGCCTGATCATAGACTCAG atcctgcacaaaaagtaaaacccaGAATCCCCAGTGCTTCGCTGTCACAGAGCGTGACTGTGGATGAAACTGTGCTACCAGCAGCATCTCAGAACATCACCGCTTACGCTGTCAACACAGAGACATCACAAAG GATGGAGGTTTGTCGTGTGaaaaagcagaaccagaaagCAGCTCAGTTACCCGGATCCAAACCAACCGTTCAGAAATCAACCAGTGAGTTGATAGTGGAGGACACGATGAGCTCATCTTTCAGCGCTGCCGACAACACAGACTCACAGAGGAGGAAACCTGACCCCAAACCAAAAG gttTTGGGAACACCAACTTTAGACCCGCACCATCTGCTCCCAAGACCAATGGAGGCAGCAGGACGTTCCTTCACCCACAATCctctcagaaacagaaaacatctccACAAACCTCCCCACAGAAACAGTCGACTTTGACCAACTTCTTCCAGCCTGTCAACAAGAAACG ACCTTTGGAGGAAGAATCCTCAGATGTCATGTCAGCACCGAAGCGGCCAGCTCCCGAATCAATTTCTTCGAAGGATACAAACTCACGTAGAGTTTCTAAAAAAATGCCATCACTTCCCCTCGAGGGACCTTCTGCTGTGTCCGAGACGCCTCTTGAATCTGTGAGCGATTTGTTCTCTGGACGGGCAGAGCATCTCACAGAGGAACCGCGGAGCAGAAAGAGGaaggagatggaggaggagatAAAGATGGAGGAACTGGAGTCAATTATGTCTGAGGATATGGACTACCTGGACGATGAATCCCCAAGTAATCACGGCCAGAAAGAGAAAGTAATGGTGCACCACGGTTTGGCCAAACAAAAGCAGAGTTCACACACTGTGGAGTCTTCAACTAAAAAGCAGCGCTTTCACCAAGAGCAAACGGTAGGGGCAGGTCAGAGGCCTGGTTTGGGTCTGGATAAGGAATGTTCCCAACAGAACCTCGGGGAACAATCTGACCGGCATGACGTCTCCAATAAGACGGACAACAACATTTCACCTAATCATGCCTCTAGTAGACCCCCTAAAAGACCTGctgccagtgaaactaaagagaaaaaggttttcGAAGATGATGATGCATCTTTTATTGAG GACGTAGAGCTACTTCAAGTAGATATTCCCCAGCCAGCAGAAGAGACCAAAGCATCTCTCAAACCTGTGCAGATCAAGGAAGAAGAGAAA GAGTCAAAGATCGATGAAGATCTTCCCAAAAAGTTGCTGATGGTGGAGTTTCGGTCTCTCACGGTTACTGCTCCTTCAAAACCCAAACCCAAACAGCCTCAGAACAACGGACACGCCAAGAACTTCAAATGTTTCCGCAAG AAACACCTTCCTGGTGCGGAGGGCTTCCCGCACATCATCGGAGGATCCGATCTGCTGGTTCACAACAGGGGCACGAACTCAGATCTGGATGAATGGCTGAAAGGTGCAGCTGAG GGGCAGCTTCAGAGCAAGAGGGAAGAAGCGATAGGAGACAATTTGTTCAG gtacAATCCCACCAAACTGACCAAGAGAAGATGA
- the osgin2 gene encoding oxidative stress-induced growth inhibitor 2 isoform X2, whose protein sequence is MPLLEENTLSQEHPPTLPVVIIGNGPSGICLSYLLSGYKPYLDTATVHPNPILYRKLQEAKHLPITEQDMKYLSEGLEGRSRNPIAVLFDTLLHPNADFGYEFPPVLKWRRDKHQQIPHLVLGKGTPGGAWHAMEGSMLTVSLGIWMELPGVNYRDLTNGKRRDVTSDRATPEEISSYYKDYVKLKGLQKNFVDNTYVTSVQKLCRGHEQEGLENGQEDQRVVDSGNGHFEENGKECENNGGGGTLWEIRGYRQVQSDTHVPFSLFAENVVLATGASDSPVRLGVEGEDLPFVFHSISDLGLAVSQGKLDVNSDPVLVVGAGLSAADAVLCALNSNIRVLHVFRKNIDNPDLIFKQLPKTLYPEYHKVYNMMSSQTCTNVASLSSSNRPQAVSIASSVCAKMCPKPQLSAGSIAGGSSISLFPDYTSFPEHCVVSFQSDMKCLLQGDNSLKAFKISMALVLIGTNPNLFFLKCQGQYLGQDPTRPISCKQNPIDINPYTFECTKEPGLFAMGPLVGDNFVRFLKGGALGITACLLKRLKKRGKLISNGGNNFI, encoded by the exons ATGCCTCTTCTGGAAGAGAACACACTGTCTCAAGAGCATCCACCTACCCTCCCCGTGGTCATCATAG GGAATGGCCCATCAGGTATTTGTCTGTCCTATTTGCTAAGTGGATACAAGCCCTACCTGGACACTGCAACTGTTCACCCAAACCCGATTCTGTacaggaagctgcaggaggCCAAACACCTCCCTATCACAGAACAG GATATGAAATACTTGAGTGAAGGTCTCGAGGGACGATCAAGGAATCCCATAGCTGTGCTATTTGATACACTTTTACACCCCAATGCTGACTTTGGCTATGAGTTCCCACCAGTCCTCAAGTGGAGGAGAGACAAGCATCAACAAATTCCACATCTTGTTTTGGGAAAGGGAACACCTGGGGGTGCCTGGCAT GCAATGGAAGGCTCCATGTTGACTGTTAGTCTTGGCATCTGGATGGAGCTCCCTGGAGTCAACTACAGAGACTTAACCAATGGGAAACGAAG AGATGTAACCAGTGATAGAGCCACCCCAGAGGAGATCTCATCCTACTACAAAGACTATGTGAAGCTAAAGGGTCTGCAGAAGAATTTTGTTGACAACACTTACGTGACCTCTGTTCAGAAACTTTGCAGAGGGCATGAGCAGGAGGGTCTGGAAAATGGGCAAGAAGATCAAAGGGTGGTTGATAGTGGGAATGGGCACTTTGAGGAGAATGGCAAAGAGTGTGAAAACAATGGAGGAGGAGGCACGCTCTGGGAGATCAGGGGTTATCGACAAGTACAGAGCGACACTCATGTCCCCTTCTCCCTGTTTGCTGAGAATGTCGTCCTGGCCACTGGTGCATCTGATTCTCCAGTCAGATTAGGTGTAGAGGGTGAAGATCTACCTTTTGTGTTCCACAGCATCTCAGACTTGGGTTTGGCTGTAAGCCAGGGAAAACTGGATGTGAACTCTGATCCAGTTCTAGTTGTAGGTGCTGGTCTAAGTGCCGCTGATGCAGTTCTATGTGCGCTTAACAGCAACATCAGAGTGCTGCATGTTTTCCGGAAGAACATAGACAATCCAGACCTCATCTTTAAGCAGCTTCCCAAGACCCTGTACCCAGAATACCACAAAGTGTACAACATGATGTCTTCCCAGACCTGTACCAATGTGGCATCCTTGTCCTCCTCTAACAGACCCCAGGCAGTTAGCATTGCCTCTTCAGTATGTGCCAAAATGTGCCCTAAACCTCAGCTTTCTGCAGGGAGCATTGCTGGAGGTTCTAGTATCAGTCTCTTCCCCGATTACACCAGTTTCCCTGAACACTGTGTGGTGTCGTTCCAGTCTGACATGAAGTGTCTGCTACAAGGGGATAATTCCCTAAAGGCCTTCAAGATCTCAATGGCCTTGGTGTTGATTGGGACAAACCCAAACTTGTTCTTCCTTAAATGTCAGGGCCAGTACCTGGGACAAGATCCGACAAGGCCGATTTCCTGCAAGCAGAATCCCATCGACATCAACCCTTACACATTTGAATGCACCAAGGAGCCAGGGCTGTTTGCCATGGGTCCGCTGGTGGGAGACAACTTTGTTCGATTTCTGAAGGGTGGCGCTTTAGGCATCACCGCCTGTCTGCTGAAAAGACTCAAGAAGAGAGGAAAGCTCATCAGCAACGGAGGGAAcaacttcatttaa